The Corallococcus soli genome has a window encoding:
- a CDS encoding trans-sulfuration enzyme family protein — protein sequence MSTKQKTVAVHAGSRLTGSKAVPVMPPIFPAAVNWFDSSDDLSDALDGKDYAYGRISAPNAALLEEAVAALEGAEACVAYASGMAALRSLFDAQPWKAGDVLVMPTDGYGVTRFLYKNLCARWGVELRPLNQTDPEAPSRIREWRPRMVLAESISNPLLRVPDIRALAQASRDAGAVFAVDATFPSPFGQRALELGADYAVQSTSKWLNGHSDALGGTVSGTKARMDPLRSARVLSGDVLGPFEAWLTLRGLRTLPVRMKAHNEHAAHVAKRLSDSPLLERVIYPGLASHPDHAVAGRVLEGGFGPMVAFEIRGAGQKEGDRFLEALRVCKPGPSLGDVGTLVMHAASASARRMTPEERAHAGIRDSLIRVSVGLEDPDDVADDLLAAVAKGAGR from the coding sequence ATGAGCACGAAGCAGAAGACGGTGGCGGTGCACGCGGGCTCCCGGCTCACCGGGAGCAAGGCCGTGCCCGTCATGCCGCCCATCTTCCCGGCGGCGGTGAACTGGTTCGACAGCAGCGACGACCTGTCGGACGCGCTGGACGGCAAGGACTACGCCTACGGCCGCATCAGCGCGCCCAACGCGGCGCTGCTGGAGGAGGCGGTGGCGGCGCTGGAGGGCGCGGAGGCGTGCGTCGCGTACGCCAGCGGCATGGCCGCGCTGCGCTCGCTCTTCGACGCGCAGCCGTGGAAGGCCGGGGACGTGCTGGTGATGCCGACGGATGGATACGGCGTCACGCGCTTCCTCTACAAGAACCTGTGTGCCCGCTGGGGCGTGGAGCTGCGGCCCCTGAATCAGACGGACCCGGAGGCGCCTTCGCGCATCCGGGAGTGGCGCCCGCGCATGGTGCTGGCGGAGAGCATCTCCAACCCGCTGCTGCGCGTGCCGGACATCCGCGCGCTCGCTCAGGCGAGCCGCGACGCGGGGGCGGTGTTCGCGGTGGACGCGACGTTCCCATCCCCCTTCGGCCAGCGCGCGCTGGAGCTGGGCGCGGACTACGCGGTGCAGTCCACCAGCAAGTGGCTCAACGGCCACAGCGACGCGCTGGGCGGCACGGTGAGCGGCACGAAGGCGCGGATGGATCCGCTGCGTTCGGCGCGCGTGCTGTCGGGGGACGTGCTGGGCCCCTTCGAGGCGTGGCTCACCCTGCGCGGCTTGAGGACGCTGCCCGTCCGCATGAAGGCCCACAACGAGCACGCGGCGCACGTCGCGAAGCGGCTGTCGGATTCGCCGCTGCTGGAGCGGGTCATCTACCCGGGCCTCGCGTCCCATCCGGACCACGCGGTGGCGGGCCGGGTGCTGGAGGGGGGCTTCGGGCCCATGGTGGCGTTTGAGATCCGGGGCGCGGGCCAGAAGGAGGGTGACCGGTTCCTGGAGGCGCTGCGGGTGTGCAAGCCCGGGCCGTCGCTGGGGGACGTGGGCACGCTGGTGATGCACGCGGCCAGCGCCAGCGCTCGCAGGATGACGCCCGAGGAGCGGGCCCACGCGGGCATCCGTGACAGCCTCATCCGCGTGTCCGTGGGGTTGGAAGACCCGGACGACGTGGCGGACGACCTGCTCGCCGCGGTGGCGAAGGGGGCCGGCCGATGA
- the moaC gene encoding cyclic pyranopterin monophosphate synthase MoaC: MKMVDVGDKPKTERVAVATARLRMLPATRERILAGKVEKGDVLAAARLAGIMAAKRTPDFVPLCHPIALAGVEVTLTPVAEGLDVRVRVKTVDRTGVEMEALTAACAAALTVYDMCKSVDRGMVIEAVQLDHKSGGRSGTWEREAEAAQVEKPVPTKSRRKTSRPRSAR, from the coding sequence ATGAAGATGGTGGACGTCGGCGACAAGCCGAAGACGGAGCGCGTGGCGGTGGCCACGGCGCGCCTGCGGATGCTGCCCGCGACGCGCGAGCGCATCCTCGCGGGCAAGGTGGAGAAGGGGGACGTGCTGGCGGCGGCGCGGCTCGCGGGCATCATGGCCGCCAAGCGCACGCCGGACTTCGTGCCCCTGTGCCACCCCATCGCGCTCGCGGGCGTGGAGGTGACGCTCACGCCCGTGGCGGAGGGGCTGGACGTGCGCGTGCGGGTGAAGACGGTGGACCGCACGGGCGTGGAGATGGAGGCGCTCACGGCCGCGTGCGCGGCGGCGCTCACCGTCTATGATATGTGCAAGAGCGTGGACCGCGGCATGGTCATCGAGGCCGTGCAGCTGGACCACAAGTCCGGGGGCCGCTCGGGCACGTGGGAGCGCGAGGCGGAAGCCGCGCAGGTGGAGAAGCCCGTCCCCACGAAGTCCCGTCGCAAGACGTCCAGGCCTCGCTCCGCGCGCTGA
- a CDS encoding NUDIX hydrolase, which yields MSSASEPKAPSLKPWLRLRRGLEHDFGVVKVREDRVVDPRTQQEHPRVRMECADWVNVIAVTKQDELVMVRQFRFGIDAPTLEVPGGCIDEGEDPAVAAARELEEETGYRAGRLESLGAVHPNPAFQPNRCHTFLALDCERVSDGHPDDGEDIAVELHPRADVPRLILEGHITHSLVVVAFFLERLRAEGRR from the coding sequence ATGTCGTCCGCCTCCGAACCGAAAGCGCCGAGTCTGAAGCCCTGGTTGCGCCTGCGCCGGGGGCTGGAGCACGACTTCGGCGTGGTGAAGGTGCGCGAGGACCGGGTGGTGGATCCGCGCACGCAGCAGGAGCACCCGCGCGTGCGGATGGAGTGCGCGGACTGGGTGAACGTCATCGCCGTGACGAAGCAGGACGAGCTGGTGATGGTGCGCCAGTTCCGCTTCGGCATCGACGCGCCGACGCTGGAGGTGCCCGGAGGCTGCATCGACGAAGGCGAGGACCCGGCGGTCGCCGCCGCGCGCGAGCTGGAAGAGGAGACGGGCTATCGCGCCGGGCGGTTGGAGTCACTGGGCGCGGTGCACCCCAACCCGGCCTTCCAGCCCAACCGGTGTCACACGTTCCTGGCGCTCGACTGCGAGCGCGTGAGCGACGGGCACCCGGATGATGGCGAGGACATCGCCGTGGAGCTGCACCCGCGCGCGGACGTGCCCCGGCTCATCCTGGAAGGGCACATCACGCACTCGCTGGTGGTGGTGGCGTTCTTCCTGGAGCGGCTGCGCGCGGAAGGCCGGCGGTAG
- a CDS encoding SirB1 family protein translates to MARERLVSSLAADPPRLDLAALAIATLGRVDLDAPACLHTLDALACRVQVEAERLSEKGEALASLRALRHVLADIEGFRGNEDDYHAPDNSFLDRVLERKVGLPITLSVLYLEVARRAGIPLYGVPFPGHFLVACDAGDHKLVMDPFHHGDILTEHGCEELLKRVAPQLKFDRSMLAPAPVELIAYRMLSNLRRVYLGREDSEHGLAVVDLLLLLAPDHPGELRTRAALLTTMGAFRAALKDVERCLELSPDAPDRERLEMSARELRERAALLN, encoded by the coding sequence CTGGCACGCGAGCGGCTGGTGTCTTCCCTGGCCGCGGATCCCCCGCGGCTGGACCTGGCGGCCCTGGCCATCGCCACGCTGGGGCGGGTGGACCTGGATGCCCCGGCGTGTCTGCACACGCTGGACGCGCTCGCGTGCCGGGTGCAGGTGGAGGCAGAGCGGCTCAGCGAGAAGGGCGAGGCCCTGGCCTCCCTGCGCGCCCTGCGCCACGTCCTGGCGGACATCGAGGGCTTCCGGGGCAACGAGGACGACTACCACGCCCCGGACAACAGCTTCCTGGACCGGGTGCTGGAGCGGAAGGTGGGGCTGCCGATAACCCTGTCGGTGCTCTACCTGGAGGTCGCGCGCCGCGCGGGCATCCCGCTGTACGGCGTCCCCTTCCCCGGCCACTTCCTGGTGGCGTGCGACGCGGGCGACCACAAGCTGGTGATGGATCCGTTCCACCACGGCGACATCCTCACGGAGCACGGCTGCGAGGAGCTGCTCAAGCGCGTGGCGCCGCAGCTCAAGTTCGACCGCTCGATGCTGGCGCCCGCGCCCGTGGAGCTCATCGCCTACCGGATGCTGTCCAACCTGCGCCGCGTGTACCTGGGGCGCGAGGACAGCGAGCACGGGCTGGCGGTGGTGGACCTGCTGCTGCTGCTGGCGCCGGACCACCCGGGGGAGCTGCGCACGCGGGCCGCGCTGCTCACGACGATGGGGGCCTTCCGCGCGGCGCTCAAGGACGTGGAGCGCTGCCTGGAGCTGTCCCCGGACGCGCCGGACCGGGAGCGGCTGGAGATGTCCGCGCGCGAATTGCGCGAACGGGCGGCCCTGCTCAACTGA
- a CDS encoding YiiX/YebB-like N1pC/P60 family cysteine hydrolase, whose translation MSAAPLLFVWLTLASPPADPPSAAPVPTAAPQAPRDVYALDDAAFVAQARRDLETLRHATDGLRRLRAEALRSRELYRRKQSVPYTPDEKQLLVSTWAAFFDCFVSAEVVRQRYWDFLKVPSLTQPKKHAWGFLLTHGALAAELSQGLQYADLAGGQAQLEVLLDESVPEYGLPPRAFARFKEKVLHVGTSTQLFTGDGYRATLHPVLAKAGVLDEPGVPALYQAMRADSQAARSRLLKRGPVMFARAVADLTQDTTARAVFPVQKTVAEWMGDTRVRRAGKPLIAREQALKLLEKMAPGDVLVARQNWFLSNIGLPGFWPHAELYVGTPEDLALAFDADPQVKAWVATLPGQPQTFTGHLARTFPAKWAEYTGKDAHGDPLRIIESISEGVSFTGVEHGMRVDYLGVLRPRVSPLDKARAILRAFTFQGRPYDFNFDFFSDQTLVCTELVWKAYAPAKDMKGLDIPLVSVAGRRTLPANEIVRVFDAEYGTPTRQFDFVAFLDGREAQGDAIEANAESFRYTYRRMKWDIAQE comes from the coding sequence ATGTCCGCCGCCCCCCTGCTCTTCGTCTGGCTCACGCTCGCCAGCCCCCCGGCCGACCCGCCGTCCGCCGCCCCTGTCCCCACCGCCGCGCCCCAGGCCCCCCGCGACGTCTACGCGCTGGACGACGCCGCGTTCGTCGCCCAGGCGCGGCGCGACCTGGAGACGCTGCGCCACGCCACCGACGGCCTGCGCCGCCTGCGCGCCGAGGCCCTGCGCTCGCGCGAGCTGTACCGCAGGAAGCAGAGCGTGCCGTACACCCCGGACGAGAAGCAGCTGCTGGTGTCCACCTGGGCCGCCTTCTTCGACTGCTTCGTGTCCGCGGAGGTGGTCCGCCAGCGCTACTGGGACTTCCTCAAGGTGCCGTCCCTCACCCAGCCGAAGAAGCACGCCTGGGGCTTCCTGCTGACCCACGGAGCGCTCGCCGCGGAGCTGTCGCAGGGGTTGCAGTACGCGGACCTCGCCGGAGGGCAGGCGCAGCTGGAGGTGCTGCTGGACGAGTCCGTCCCCGAGTACGGCCTGCCCCCGCGCGCCTTCGCCCGCTTCAAGGAGAAGGTCCTGCACGTGGGCACGTCCACGCAGCTGTTCACCGGGGACGGCTACCGCGCGACGCTGCACCCCGTGCTCGCGAAGGCCGGCGTGCTGGACGAGCCGGGCGTCCCCGCGCTCTACCAGGCGATGCGCGCGGACAGCCAGGCCGCGCGCTCCCGGCTGCTCAAGCGCGGCCCGGTGATGTTCGCCCGGGCCGTGGCGGACCTCACCCAGGACACCACCGCGAGGGCCGTGTTCCCGGTGCAGAAGACGGTGGCCGAGTGGATGGGCGACACGCGCGTGCGCCGCGCGGGCAAGCCCCTCATCGCGCGTGAGCAGGCGCTGAAGCTGCTGGAGAAGATGGCGCCGGGGGACGTCCTGGTGGCGCGGCAGAACTGGTTCCTCTCCAACATCGGCCTGCCGGGCTTCTGGCCGCACGCGGAGCTCTACGTGGGCACGCCGGAGGACCTGGCCCTGGCGTTCGACGCGGATCCGCAGGTGAAGGCGTGGGTGGCCACCCTGCCCGGCCAGCCCCAGACGTTCACCGGGCACCTGGCCCGGACCTTCCCCGCCAAGTGGGCCGAGTACACCGGCAAGGACGCCCACGGGGATCCGCTGCGCATCATTGAGTCCATCAGCGAGGGCGTGAGCTTCACCGGCGTGGAGCACGGCATGCGCGTGGACTACCTGGGCGTGCTGCGCCCGCGCGTGTCCCCGCTGGACAAGGCCCGCGCCATCCTGCGCGCCTTCACCTTCCAGGGCCGCCCGTACGACTTCAACTTCGACTTCTTCTCCGACCAGACGCTGGTGTGCACGGAGCTCGTCTGGAAGGCGTATGCGCCCGCGAAGGACATGAAGGGGTTGGACATCCCCCTGGTGAGCGTGGCCGGACGGCGCACCCTGCCGGCGAACGAGATTGTCCGCGTCTTCGACGCCGAGTACGGCACCCCCACCCGCCAGTTCGACTTCGTCGCCTTCCTGGACGGTCGGGAGGCCCAGGGCGACGCCATCGAAGCGAACGCCGAGTCCTTCCGTTACACCTACCGTCGCATGAAGTGGGACATCGCCCAGGAGTAG
- a CDS encoding DUF2795 domain-containing protein, with product MAYGQAEDPARSITPHLDSVDYPATREDLVEAAEDSGAPVDIINVFKSLPQKEYMLREHVLRDLAEAERRFAMGGLKDDDGVNRDRSNIGRDRVEGAPEGQTRHP from the coding sequence ATGGCTTACGGACAGGCGGAGGATCCGGCGCGCTCCATCACCCCGCATCTGGACTCCGTGGATTATCCGGCGACGCGAGAGGATCTCGTCGAGGCGGCGGAGGACAGTGGCGCCCCGGTCGACATCATCAACGTCTTCAAGTCCCTGCCGCAGAAGGAGTACATGCTGCGCGAGCACGTGCTGCGCGACCTGGCGGAAGCGGAGCGTCGCTTCGCCATGGGTGGGCTGAAGGACGACGACGGCGTGAACCGGGACCGGAGCAACATCGGGCGCGACCGCGTGGAAGGGGCACCGGAGGGACAGACGCGTCACCCGTAG
- a CDS encoding CoA-binding protein, translating into MSHGDNLIEDEAGVKRVVQDALRVAVLGIKTEDHSGQPAFYVPEYLAKAGVDVVPVPVYYPDVKQILGKPVYRRLVDIPGDIDLVDVFRRPGDIDQHVDDILAKKPKAVWFQSGIRNDEAAKKLAAAGIRVVQDRCLMVDHRRYSGR; encoded by the coding sequence ATGAGCCACGGGGACAACCTCATCGAGGACGAGGCGGGCGTGAAGCGCGTGGTGCAGGACGCGCTGCGGGTGGCGGTGCTGGGCATCAAGACGGAGGACCACTCCGGGCAGCCCGCGTTCTACGTGCCGGAGTACCTGGCCAAGGCGGGCGTGGACGTGGTGCCGGTGCCCGTCTACTACCCGGACGTGAAGCAGATACTGGGCAAGCCGGTGTACCGGCGGCTCGTGGACATCCCGGGCGACATCGACCTCGTGGACGTGTTCCGCCGGCCGGGCGACATCGACCAGCACGTGGACGACATCCTCGCGAAGAAGCCCAAGGCGGTGTGGTTCCAGTCCGGCATCCGCAACGACGAGGCGGCGAAGAAGCTGGCCGCGGCGGGCATCCGCGTGGTGCAGGACCGCTGCCTGATGGTGGATCACCGCCGCTACAGCGGGCGCTGA
- a CDS encoding S8 family serine peptidase produces MLLKSTLSLRPLRGAVMAVSLLALAPVAGAAPKLAPRALAPKPTGRELPARTFVERVVVKFHEGSHVRLRDDALRALASERDAAERELLSGLRLEDARVEADVAEVAALLERAPRIGALSRLFQGEEASLDASKLSGEARSGQQLADLNLYFEVPLLPGTTAENVAELVEALNRVPSVEAAYAQPPAEPAMVNFGMEEGLRTLLAAADIAPTTPLYQTNQGYLNAAPSGINATYAWTQTGGRGNNVKFVDIEGGWRTTHEDFPTFFRVGGTQFNDLGWRNHGTAVMGEIIGANNGYGVTGIASAATPGVEAIGAQSAASAITNAAAAVGAGGVVLVELHAQGPADGTACTCNAGQCNYIAMEYWQGEYDAVRNATANGVIVIEAAGNGSANLDAAAYGGRFNPATRDSGAILVGASTATTRKPMCWTNFGARVNVHAWGESVVTTGYGDRFGGAYGEDQYYTSTFSGTSSASPIVVGAAISAQGVARANGRLLTSVQMRGLLRNNGTAQATDTRQIGPLPDLRKMLPKVISGSY; encoded by the coding sequence ATGCTGCTGAAGTCGACGCTGTCCCTGCGCCCCCTGCGTGGCGCGGTCATGGCTGTGTCCCTGCTGGCGTTGGCCCCCGTCGCGGGTGCCGCGCCGAAGCTGGCGCCGCGCGCGCTGGCCCCCAAGCCGACGGGGCGTGAGCTGCCCGCGCGGACCTTCGTGGAGCGCGTGGTGGTGAAGTTCCACGAGGGCAGCCACGTGCGCCTGCGCGACGACGCGCTGCGCGCCCTGGCCTCTGAACGGGACGCCGCCGAGCGCGAGCTGCTGTCCGGCCTGCGCCTGGAGGACGCGCGGGTGGAGGCGGACGTGGCGGAGGTGGCGGCGCTGCTGGAGCGCGCGCCGCGCATCGGTGCGCTGTCGCGCCTGTTCCAGGGCGAGGAGGCGTCGCTGGACGCGAGCAAGCTGTCCGGTGAGGCGCGCAGCGGTCAGCAGCTGGCGGACCTCAACCTGTACTTCGAAGTTCCCCTGCTGCCGGGCACGACGGCGGAGAACGTGGCGGAGCTGGTGGAGGCGCTCAACCGCGTCCCCAGCGTGGAGGCCGCGTACGCGCAGCCGCCCGCGGAGCCCGCGATGGTGAACTTCGGCATGGAGGAGGGGCTGCGCACGCTCCTGGCCGCGGCGGACATCGCGCCCACGACGCCGCTGTACCAGACCAACCAGGGCTACCTGAACGCGGCGCCCTCCGGCATCAACGCGACGTACGCGTGGACGCAGACCGGCGGCCGGGGCAACAACGTGAAGTTCGTGGACATTGAAGGCGGCTGGCGCACCACGCACGAGGACTTCCCCACGTTCTTCCGCGTGGGCGGCACGCAGTTCAACGACCTGGGCTGGCGCAACCACGGCACCGCGGTGATGGGTGAAATCATCGGCGCGAACAACGGCTACGGCGTGACGGGCATCGCCAGCGCGGCGACGCCGGGCGTGGAGGCCATTGGCGCGCAGAGCGCCGCGAGCGCCATCACCAACGCGGCGGCCGCGGTGGGCGCGGGCGGCGTCGTCCTGGTGGAGCTGCACGCGCAGGGCCCCGCGGACGGCACGGCGTGCACGTGCAACGCGGGCCAGTGCAACTACATCGCCATGGAGTACTGGCAGGGCGAGTACGACGCCGTCCGCAACGCGACCGCCAACGGCGTCATCGTCATCGAGGCCGCGGGCAACGGCAGCGCGAACCTGGACGCGGCGGCGTACGGCGGGCGCTTCAACCCGGCCACGCGTGACTCGGGCGCCATCCTGGTGGGCGCGAGCACGGCCACCACCCGCAAGCCCATGTGCTGGACGAACTTCGGCGCGCGCGTGAACGTGCACGCCTGGGGCGAGTCCGTCGTCACCACCGGCTACGGTGACCGCTTCGGCGGCGCCTACGGCGAGGACCAGTACTACACGTCCACGTTCAGCGGCACCTCCAGCGCGTCGCCCATCGTCGTGGGCGCCGCCATCAGCGCGCAGGGCGTGGCGCGCGCCAACGGCCGGCTGCTGACGTCCGTGCAGATGCGCGGCCTGCTGCGCAACAACGGCACCGCCCAGGCCACCGACACGCGCCAGATTGGCCCGCTGCCGGACCTGCGCAAGATGCTGCCCAAGGTCATCTCCGGCAGCTACTGA
- a CDS encoding patatin-like phospholipase family protein gives MAPSSTLHSLLEGKRFGMVLSAGYFGFYGHTGFLKGLHGAGLKPHAYAGTSAGGMVAAYAAAGMPMHQLEELVLRQTRANFWDPDPIGAVLNVASAGHGFTGLLKGERFRRLLEDTLPVRSFEETPHPLLLTAANLTHGTHQVFTTGELAPRVHATCAYPGLFRAVPLDGNLFWDGGLVDKAPALSLHESAIGKDLDAILVHFLPSKTRKVVGGPMAYPQGLAAGSAALRRDHFRLQLTVLQQRDVPVYVVVSNLPPVTPATLERGFDALDQARLSAERALARPPVPFEQST, from the coding sequence ATGGCGCCCTCCTCCACGCTCCACTCCCTCCTCGAAGGCAAGCGCTTCGGGATGGTCCTCTCCGCGGGCTACTTCGGCTTCTACGGCCACACGGGCTTCCTCAAGGGCCTGCACGGCGCCGGGCTGAAGCCCCACGCGTACGCGGGCACGTCCGCGGGCGGCATGGTGGCGGCCTACGCGGCGGCCGGCATGCCCATGCACCAGTTGGAGGAGCTGGTGCTGCGCCAGACGCGCGCCAACTTCTGGGACCCGGACCCCATTGGCGCGGTGCTCAACGTGGCGTCCGCGGGGCACGGCTTCACGGGCCTGCTCAAGGGCGAGCGCTTCCGGCGGCTCCTGGAGGACACGCTGCCGGTGCGCTCCTTCGAGGAGACGCCGCACCCCCTGCTGCTCACCGCCGCGAACCTCACCCACGGCACGCACCAGGTCTTCACCACCGGGGAGCTGGCGCCGCGCGTCCACGCCACCTGCGCCTATCCGGGCCTGTTCCGCGCCGTGCCCCTGGACGGCAACCTGTTCTGGGACGGCGGCCTGGTGGACAAGGCGCCGGCGCTGTCGCTGCACGAGAGCGCCATTGGCAAGGACCTGGACGCCATCCTCGTGCACTTCCTGCCCAGCAAGACGCGCAAGGTGGTGGGCGGTCCCATGGCCTATCCGCAGGGGCTCGCCGCCGGGTCCGCCGCGCTGAGGCGCGACCACTTCCGCCTCCAGCTCACCGTGCTCCAGCAGCGCGACGTGCCCGTCTACGTCGTCGTCTCCAACCTGCCCCCCGTCACGCCCGCCACGCTGGAGCGCGGCTTCGACGCGCTGGACCAGGCCCGGCTGTCCGCCGAGCGCGCCCTGGCCCGGCCCCCCGTGCCCTTCGAGCAGAGCACCTGA
- a CDS encoding ArsR/SmtB family transcription factor, whose translation MDVLSQSFRVLGDTTRLRILRLVAQAPLNVTELVSLVGVAQSSVSHHLSKLKGLGLIREERQAGFTYYSLALEAEDTRWPLVRLAREAEDAAGDSARLNDLLRAREDRQALNERLLEPGQSWFLWAGALASLLPPLDVADFGCGTGVFSRALARWAKHVWAIDQSEDALTQARAHAARESLTNITFLREDLHRLSLSGGRMDLVVISQSLHHVESPAAVVSEAARLLKPGGRLVVLELLPHEEKWVLERLGHRHLGFAPETLEAALREAGFTSFTRETHARDGASPFRVFLLTGVKPS comes from the coding sequence ATGGACGTTCTCTCCCAATCCTTCCGTGTCCTGGGGGACACGACGCGGCTGCGCATCCTCCGGCTGGTGGCCCAGGCGCCATTGAACGTGACGGAGCTGGTGTCGCTGGTGGGGGTGGCGCAGTCGTCGGTGTCGCATCACCTGTCGAAGCTCAAGGGCCTGGGGCTCATCCGGGAGGAGCGGCAGGCGGGCTTCACGTACTACTCGCTGGCGCTGGAGGCGGAGGACACGCGCTGGCCGCTGGTGCGCCTGGCGCGCGAGGCGGAGGACGCGGCGGGGGACTCCGCCCGGCTCAACGACCTGCTGCGCGCCCGGGAGGACCGGCAGGCGCTCAACGAGCGGCTGCTGGAGCCCGGCCAGTCGTGGTTCCTGTGGGCGGGGGCGCTGGCGTCGCTGCTGCCGCCGCTGGACGTGGCGGACTTCGGCTGCGGCACGGGCGTGTTCAGCCGCGCGCTGGCGCGGTGGGCGAAGCACGTCTGGGCCATTGATCAGAGCGAGGACGCGCTCACGCAGGCCCGGGCGCACGCCGCCCGCGAGTCGCTCACCAACATCACCTTCCTGCGCGAGGACCTGCACCGGCTGTCGCTTTCGGGCGGGCGGATGGACCTGGTGGTGATTTCGCAGAGCCTGCACCACGTGGAGTCGCCGGCGGCGGTGGTGTCGGAGGCCGCGCGGCTGCTCAAGCCCGGCGGCCGGCTGGTGGTGCTGGAGTTGTTGCCCCATGAAGAGAAGTGGGTGCTGGAGCGGCTGGGACACCGGCACCTGGGCTTCGCGCCCGAAACCCTGGAAGCGGCCCTTCGCGAGGCCGGCTTCACGTCGTTCACCCGCGAGACGCACGCGCGCGACGGGGCCAGTCCCTTCCGCGTCTTCCTGCTCACCGGAGTCAAACCGTCATGA